Proteins co-encoded in one Capsicum annuum cultivar UCD-10X-F1 chromosome 9, UCD10Xv1.1, whole genome shotgun sequence genomic window:
- the LOC107843175 gene encoding sulfite exporter TauE/SafE family protein 4 isoform X2, protein MLTLLLGFDTKSAAAISKCMIMGASASSVWYNLRVPHPCREAPILDYDLALLFQPMLMLGITIGVSLSVVFPYWLITVLIIILFMGTSSRSFFKAIEMWKEETMLKKSMKEVPVNSRGELIIDTVYEPLVPKKEKTAFEIFKFNLNLKRILVLFIVWFVFLLLQVFKNDLTACTPLYWVLNLLQFPVALAVFGYEFVKLYKESKKRRLEGNPESICEADIQWTATNLIFCALCGILGGTVGGLLGSGGGFILGPLLLEIGVIPQVASATATFVMMFSSSLSVVEFYLLKRFPMPYALYLMSVSILAGFWGQCFIRRLIAVLKRASIIVFILSGVIFASALTMGVIGIEKSIRMIHNHEFMGFLDFCSSQ, encoded by the exons GTATGATAATGGGGGCATCGGCATCATCGGTCTGGTACAATTTGAGGGTACCGCATCCATGCAGAGAAGCACCTATACTTGATTATGATTTGGCACTGTTGTTTCAGCCCATGCTCATGTTAGGCATCACCATTGGTGTTTCTCTCAGTGTTGTTTTCCCTTACTGGCTCATCACGGTCCTCATCATCATCCTCTTCATGG GGACTTCATCAAGATCCTTTTTTAAAGCCATTGAGATGTGGAAAGAAGAAACCATGCTCAAG AAATCGATGAAAGAAGTTCCAGTTAATTCACGTGGTGAAC TTATTATTGATACAGTTTATGAGCCGCTGGTCCCTAAGAAGGAGAAAACAGCATTT GAAATTTTTAAGTTCAACTTGAATTTGAAGAGAATTCTGGTGCTCTTTATAGTATGGTTCGTGTTCCTGCTTCTTCAAGTTTTCAAG AATGATCTAACGGCTTGTACTCCATTGTACTGGGTGCTCAACTTATTACAG TTCCCCGTCGCACTGGCAGTGTTTGGGTATGAATTTGTGAAATTGTACAAGGAAAGCAAGAAAAGGAGATTAGAAGGGAACCCAGAGTCGATATGTGAGGCTGATATTCAATGGACTGCCACAAACCTTATATTTTGCGCGCTGTGTGGCATATTGGGAGGCACAGTTGGAGGATTGCTCGGATCTGGTGGTGGATTCATTCTTGGCCCTCTTCTTCTTGAGATCGGAGTTATCCCTCAG GTAGCTAGCGCGACAGCGACATTTGTGATGATGTTCTCGTCATCTTTATCAGTTGTGGAGTTTTATCTTCTCAAGAGATTCCCAATGCCTTACG CTCTATACCTCATGAGTGTATCTATTCTCGCTGGCTTTTGGGGACAATGCTTCATTAGAAGACTTATCGCGGTTTTAAAGAGAGCATCAATCATTGTGTTCATACTCTCTGGTGTCATTTTCGCTAGTGCTCTCACGATGG GGGTGATCGGGATAGAGAAGAGCATCCGTATGATCCACAATCACGAGTTCATGGGGTTCTTGGATTTCTGCAGCAGTCAATAA